Proteins from one Camelina sativa cultivar DH55 chromosome 8, Cs, whole genome shotgun sequence genomic window:
- the LOC104706980 gene encoding ubiquitin-like domain-containing CTD phosphatase translates to MASSSSTPPAALSPLTEEELTLTVKWNGKEYTVRICADDSVAELKRRICLLTTVLPKRQKLLYPKIGNKLSDDCLLLSSISFKPSLKMTMIGTVEDDIIVDQAESPEIVDDFELGKEEAVDVKDKEVNKQKLRRRIDQYKINLRTPCRKGKKLLVLDIDYTLFDHRSTAENPLQLMRPYLHEFLTAAYAEYDIMIWSATSMKWVELKMTELGVLNNPNYKITALLDHLAMITVQSDTRGIFDCKPLGLIWALLPEVFTLLFTHKILIFLCNG, encoded by the exons ATGgcttcctcttcctctactCCTCCGGCGGCGCTCTCTCCTCTTACGGAAGAGGAACTAACTTTGACGGTTAAGTGGAATGGAAAAGAGTACACCGTCCGAATCTGTGCCGATGACTCAGTGGCCGAGTTAAAACGTCGCATCTGCCTTCTCACCACCGTCTTACCGAAACGCCAAAAGCTTCTTTATCCCAAGATCGGAAACAAACTCTCTGACGATTGTCTTCTGCTCTCTTCGATCTCCTTTAAGCCCTCGCTTAAGATGACAATGATCGG TACTGTTGAAGATGATATAATAGTGGATCAAGCAGAATCTCCAgaaattgttgatgattttgagcTTGGTAAGGAAGAAGCTGTGGATGTTAAAGACAAGGAAGTCAATAAGCAGAAGTTGAGGAGAAGAATTGATCAATACAAG ATAAATCTTCGAACGCCTTGTCGCAAAGGCAAGAAACTTCTTGTTCTAGATATTGACTATACATTGTTCGATCATCGTTCTACAGCGGAGAACCCCTTGCAGCTTATGCGTCCTT ATCTCCATGAATTTCTTACTGCTGCATATGCAGAATACGATATCATGATATGGTCTGCTACCAG CATGAAGTGGGTTGAGTTGAAGATGACAGAGCTGGGAGTGCTCAACAATCCTAACTACAAGATCACAGCTCTTCTCGACCATCTTGCAATGATCACGGTCCAGTCAGACACTCGTGGCATTTTTGATTGCAAACCACTAGGCTTAATTTGGGCACTACTTCCTGAGGTATTCACCTTACTCTTTACACATAAAATCTTGATCTTTCTTTGTAATGGCTAG
- the LOC104709439 gene encoding uncharacterized protein At4g02000-like codes for ISSLPRSWGLASTIHGRVLDGTFIQFLFQSEVDLISVQRRELWIFNNWFVAFQRWEDFPGLDFLSTIELWVQIRGIPLPYVTDETVTLIAERLGEVVTVDFHEATTTQITCIRVRIRFGITDCLRFFRRIRFRYGETTMIRFQYERLRRICSNCYRMTHHRNQCPFLQQPPSNRINPAISERLDQNRVAENDESNRDNTNSQSHISDRSFPAPISELPRVDTPRPNPEELAAVSPYFQDFKAENVQHFAVPIPQHASRLRMQSSNGSNVTPSDVHESTSKALKNSGLGESSKYEIGESSKHPRSEIVKDEERKLKQKFQVYEDGGFQLPPKKR; via the coding sequence ATATCTTCCTTACCAAGATCATGGGGTCTAGCTTCAACGATTCATGGAAGAGTTCTGGATGGTACTtttattcagtttctttttcaatCAGAAGTAGATCTTATCTCAGTGCAAAGAAGAGAACTATGGATTTTCAATAATTGGTTTGTTGCTTTCCAAAGATGGGAGGACTTTCCAGGCTTAGACTTTCTATCTACTATTGAGCTATGGGTTCAAATTCGGGGTATCCCCTTGCCATATGTTACTGATGAGACAGTGACACTTATAGCTGAAAGACTTGGAGAAGTAGTGACTGTCGATTTCCATGAAGCAACAACTACTCAAATCACTTGTATCAGAGTACGAATAAGGTTTGGAATTACTGATTGTCTTAGGTTCTTTCGAAGAATCAGGTTTAGATATGGAGAAACAACAATGATAAGATTTCAGTATGAGCGGCTTAGGAGAATCTGTAGCAACTGTTATAGAATGACTCATCACAGGAATCAATGTCCGTTTCTTCAGCAGCCTCCGAGTAATAGGATTAATCCTGCGATTTCAGAAAGACTTGATCAGAATAGAGTTGCTGAGAATGATGAATCAAACAGAGATAATACTAATTCTCAGTCTCATATATCGGATAGATCATTTCCAGCACCAATCTCTGAACTTCCAAGAGTGGATACTCCTCGTCCTAACCCAGAGGAATTAGCTGCTGTTAGTCCTTACTTTCAAGATTTCAAAGCTGAAAATGTTCAACACTTTGCAGTACCAATTCCACAACATGCATCAAGGCTGAGAATGCAATCCTCAAATGGTTCTAATGTAACTCCATCTGATGTTCATGAAAGCACTTCAAAAGCGTTAAAGAATTCTGGATTGGGTGAATCATCAAAATATGAAATCGGTGAGTCATCCAAGCATCCAAGATCTGAAATAGttaaagatgaagaaagaaagctaaaacaaaagtttcaagTTTATGAAGATGGAGGATTTCAGTTACCTCcaaagaaaagataa